In one window of Saprospiraceae bacterium DNA:
- a CDS encoding C40 family peptidase, with protein MKIVRNSQLLYGLILLWGLLLFSCSAPKIVVADRKLAGTDAWKLREMVLSKGMEMIGTPYKRAGKNTGGFDCSGLIQYLFIGCNIAIGPSSKDQMHSGKEIKLEEAQPGDLIFFGIHNQVNHVAMITGTRNKAVYILHSTSSKGVIQENLFDSDYWLRRIMRINSFVSYLPDSSLAEK; from the coding sequence ATGAAAATAGTCCGGAATAGTCAATTGCTGTATGGGCTCATTCTCTTATGGGGCTTACTTCTTTTTTCGTGCTCCGCACCTAAAATCGTAGTGGCCGACCGGAAATTGGCAGGAACAGATGCATGGAAATTGAGAGAAATGGTATTGTCCAAAGGAATGGAAATGATTGGGACTCCGTATAAACGTGCCGGAAAAAATACCGGCGGGTTTGATTGCAGTGGTCTGATCCAGTATTTGTTTATTGGTTGCAACATCGCAATAGGGCCCAGTTCGAAAGATCAAATGCATTCCGGAAAAGAAATAAAACTCGAAGAAGCTCAACCCGGTGATCTCATTTTTTTTGGTATTCATAACCAGGTCAATCATGTCGCAATGATTACGGGTACCCGGAACAAAGCGGTATACATCTTACACAGTACGTCATCAAAAGGAGTCATACAGGAAAACTTATTCGATTCGGATTATTGGCTTCGGAGAATCATGCGCATCAATAGCTTTGTTTCCTATTTACCAGATTCGTCTCTGGCAGAAAAATAA
- a CDS encoding SET domain-containing protein-lysine N-methyltransferase: MQRLEGLYIMKIAKKGRAVFCATDIPKGALIEICPIIVIPENEVDMIHETELHDYYFVWGDRDEQAAIALGYGSLYNHSYQPNAEYIFDPENESIDVRAIKDIPAGKEITFNYHGDPKCKDTLWFDKSGKRIKRMKVGDSR, translated from the coding sequence ATGCAGAGATTGGAAGGATTATATATTATGAAAATAGCTAAAAAGGGTAGGGCGGTTTTCTGCGCCACCGATATTCCAAAGGGTGCTCTCATCGAAATTTGTCCTATAATCGTAATCCCTGAAAATGAAGTCGATATGATTCATGAAACAGAGTTACATGATTACTATTTCGTTTGGGGCGATCGCGACGAACAGGCTGCTATTGCACTGGGTTATGGATCCTTGTACAATCACTCCTACCAACCGAATGCAGAATACATTTTCGATCCCGAAAACGAAAGCATAGATGTCCGGGCGATCAAAGATATCCCGGCCGGAAAAGAAATTACTTTCAATTACCACGGCGACCCAAAATGCAAGGATACACTGTGGTTTGATAAATCCGGTAAAAGAATTAAAAGAATGAAAGTGGGAGATTCGAGGTAG
- a CDS encoding CDP-alcohol phosphatidyltransferase family protein gives MFSIPNLLTSCNLMFGCCALVSLQKGNFDWCIYFMVLAGLADFLDGFVAKRMKQSSELGVQLDSLSDVVSFGLVPGLIAFTILENSQQPLQWIPFFGFLLTLMAAFRLARFNVNVKQAQTFFTGLPVPASGLFFAGLLSLYQNTGINNSWLFQPFIFLSLIIAFSILMVSRLKILKIYAQRDWIKKHMLLLFAQAVCFLFIPWLGAGILSLIILVHIIFSLILPFRNLQSHSI, from the coding sequence ATGTTCAGCATTCCCAATTTATTGACTTCCTGCAACCTGATGTTTGGTTGCTGCGCGCTCGTCAGCCTTCAAAAGGGGAATTTCGATTGGTGTATTTATTTTATGGTTCTTGCGGGTCTTGCTGATTTTTTGGATGGCTTTGTCGCCAAACGAATGAAGCAAAGCAGCGAGTTGGGTGTGCAACTGGATTCTTTATCTGATGTGGTTAGTTTTGGCTTGGTCCCAGGCTTGATCGCTTTTACTATACTTGAAAATTCTCAGCAACCTCTTCAATGGATTCCATTTTTTGGATTTCTACTCACTTTGATGGCTGCCTTTAGATTGGCACGATTTAATGTCAATGTAAAACAAGCTCAAACATTTTTTACGGGACTTCCTGTACCCGCTAGCGGCTTGTTTTTTGCCGGACTTTTGTCTTTGTACCAAAATACCGGAATAAATAATTCCTGGCTTTTTCAACCATTCATTTTTCTGAGTCTTATCATTGCTTTTTCTATACTCATGGTAAGCCGTCTAAAAATTCTAAAAATTTATGCCCAGAGAGATTGGATAAAAAAACATATGTTGTTGTTGTTCGCACAAGCAGTGTGTTTCCTTTTTATACCTTGGCTAGGAGCCGGTATTCTCAGCCTGATTATCCTGGTCCATATTATTTTTAGTTTAATCCTTCCTTTTCGAAATTTACAATCGCATTCTATATGA
- the purS gene encoding phosphoribosylformylglycinamidine synthase subunit PurS codes for MKSYKASIDIMPHKELLDPQGKAVVNNIHYLDIHGVRDARIGKHIELTVEADSENAANEIVENSCKKLLSNPITENYRYTISELASV; via the coding sequence ATGAAATCATATAAAGCCTCCATCGACATCATGCCACATAAGGAATTGTTGGATCCTCAGGGAAAAGCTGTAGTCAACAACATCCATTACCTGGATATCCACGGAGTGAGAGATGCAAGAATCGGTAAACATATCGAATTGACGGTTGAAGCTGATTCGGAAAACGCTGCGAACGAAATTGTAGAAAACAGTTGTAAAAAATTGCTTTCAAATCCCATTACTGAAAACTACCGTTATACGAT
- a CDS encoding isoaspartyl peptidase/L-asparaginase: MNIFVLKRVYCGLICLTILSTMQAQSGKVWALALHGGAGTITRKQMTAEKDSTYRFHLDKALGIGERILESGGSSMDAVEQVIIYMEDCPYFNAGKGAVFNREGRVELDASLMDGSGRQAGAAGSVEGIKNPIRLARAIMENSPHVFLVGEGAKTFGVEVGLDTADESWFYTEERWNQHLRAQKKGGHSSTDPSPVANERSLGTVGCVALDRQGNLAAGTSTGGMTNKRKGRLGDSPVIGAGTFADNRTCAVSCTGHGEHFIRNVVSFDLHARMLYGKQKLSDAADQIVFKELKRAGAEGGFIAIDRKGNVVMPFNSSGMYRASSAKGQRKIEIYGK; encoded by the coding sequence ATGAATATTTTCGTTTTGAAGCGGGTGTATTGCGGACTCATCTGCCTGACAATTTTATCCACTATGCAAGCACAATCCGGAAAAGTCTGGGCTCTTGCATTGCATGGTGGCGCCGGAACCATAACGCGCAAACAAATGACAGCTGAAAAGGATTCTACATACCGTTTTCATTTAGATAAAGCATTAGGAATTGGGGAAAGAATTTTGGAAAGTGGTGGAAGTTCAATGGATGCAGTTGAACAGGTGATCATTTACATGGAAGATTGTCCGTACTTCAATGCCGGAAAAGGGGCTGTATTCAACCGGGAGGGTCGGGTCGAATTGGATGCCAGCCTCATGGATGGTTCGGGAAGGCAAGCTGGCGCTGCTGGCAGTGTAGAGGGAATAAAAAACCCTATACGATTAGCCCGGGCCATTATGGAAAATTCACCGCATGTATTTTTAGTAGGCGAGGGTGCCAAAACTTTTGGAGTAGAAGTTGGATTGGATACCGCCGACGAAAGCTGGTTTTATACAGAGGAGCGATGGAATCAACATCTAAGGGCTCAGAAAAAAGGCGGACACTCGTCTACAGATCCTTCACCGGTTGCTAACGAACGTTCGTTAGGGACCGTGGGTTGCGTGGCACTTGATCGGCAGGGAAATCTGGCCGCCGGAACCTCTACCGGAGGGATGACCAATAAACGTAAAGGCAGGCTGGGCGACAGTCCGGTAATAGGCGCCGGTACCTTTGCTGACAACAGGACCTGTGCGGTTTCATGCACCGGGCATGGAGAACATTTTATAAGAAATGTCGTGAGTTTTGACCTGCATGCGAGGATGCTTTATGGCAAACAAAAATTATCAGACGCAGCTGACCAGATCGTCTTCAAAGAGCTGAAAAGAGCAGGTGCAGAAGGTGGGTTCATCGCAATTGACCGGAAGGGAAATGTCGTCATGCCGTTTAATTCGTCAGGCATGTATAGAGCCAGTTCTGCCAAAGGACAACGGAAAATAGAAATTTATGGAAAATAA
- a CDS encoding ribose-phosphate pyrophosphokinase: MQDVKLFSGTASRALAEDIADHYGDSLGKLNLSRFSDGEMQPVINESIRGSYVFLIQSTYAPSENLFELLLLIDAAKRASAGYITAVIPYFGYARQDRKDKPRVPISAKLVANLLQAAGANRIMTMDLHADQIQGFFDIPLDHLKSEAIFMPYLDNYMKENTVFACADVGGVKRARTYSKHFGKDLVICDKYRKKANEVEGITVIGDVKDREIILVDDIVDTAGTLCKASEALIDKGALDVKAICTHPVLSGKAFENIENSRISEMIVTDSIPLKRLSSKIKVIKSAKLFAKAIRNTHEHRSIEALFVDK; the protein is encoded by the coding sequence ATGCAGGATGTAAAATTATTTTCCGGGACTGCTTCCCGGGCGCTTGCTGAAGATATAGCAGATCATTACGGCGATTCATTGGGTAAATTAAACCTATCCAGATTCAGCGATGGAGAAATGCAACCCGTAATCAACGAATCCATACGGGGTAGTTATGTTTTTCTAATACAATCGACCTACGCACCTTCGGAAAATCTGTTTGAATTGTTGCTTTTGATAGATGCAGCTAAAAGAGCATCAGCGGGTTATATTACTGCGGTGATTCCTTATTTTGGATATGCCAGACAGGATCGCAAGGATAAACCCAGGGTACCCATTTCGGCTAAATTGGTCGCCAACCTGTTGCAGGCTGCAGGGGCCAACCGGATCATGACCATGGACCTCCATGCCGATCAGATCCAGGGATTTTTTGACATTCCGCTGGATCACCTCAAAAGCGAGGCCATCTTTATGCCCTACCTGGACAATTACATGAAGGAAAATACGGTTTTTGCCTGCGCAGATGTAGGTGGAGTAAAACGGGCCAGAACCTATTCGAAACACTTTGGAAAGGACCTGGTCATTTGCGATAAATACCGTAAAAAAGCGAACGAAGTGGAAGGTATAACGGTGATCGGAGATGTCAAAGACCGGGAAATCATTCTGGTTGATGACATTGTTGACACCGCCGGTACGCTTTGTAAAGCCAGTGAAGCACTGATCGACAAAGGCGCATTGGACGTAAAGGCAATTTGCACACACCCGGTACTGTCGGGAAAGGCCTTCGAAAACATCGAAAACAGCAGGATATCTGAAATGATTGTTACCGATTCCATCCCTTTGAAAAGGCTTAGTTCCAAGATCAAAGTCATCAAGTCAGCCAAATTATTTGCAAAAGCGATCCGGAATACCCACGAACATCGATCCATTGAGGCACTTTTTGTAGATAAATAG
- a CDS encoding 50S ribosomal protein L25: METVVINASPRTENGKEASKRYRREGVVPCVLYSKEGNLQFNAQPAELKSLLYTPKFKVAEINLNGQTHRCILKEIQTHPLTDQVTHLDFLKLIKGTPVKVEVPVTLQGTAVGVKSGGKLVQRIRTVHIKAASENIVPEVYLDVTKLDLGQTMRVKDIQSVEGVEIVNPASTPVVGVEIPRALKSSAAEEAKVEAAKK, translated from the coding sequence ATGGAAACTGTAGTTATCAATGCCAGCCCACGTACTGAAAACGGGAAAGAAGCATCAAAGCGTTACCGCAGAGAAGGCGTCGTGCCTTGCGTACTTTATTCAAAAGAAGGGAATTTGCAATTCAATGCACAACCCGCTGAGTTGAAATCTTTGCTATATACCCCAAAATTTAAAGTCGCTGAAATAAATTTGAACGGACAAACACACCGTTGCATTTTGAAAGAAATTCAAACACACCCTTTAACCGACCAGGTTACACATTTGGATTTCCTCAAACTGATCAAAGGAACACCGGTAAAAGTTGAAGTTCCTGTAACTTTACAAGGCACTGCCGTTGGTGTAAAATCAGGTGGAAAATTGGTTCAAAGGATCAGAACCGTTCATATCAAAGCGGCTTCAGAAAATATCGTTCCCGAGGTATATCTGGATGTAACCAAACTCGATTTAGGCCAAACCATGCGGGTAAAGGACATTCAATCCGTCGAAGGCGTTGAAATAGTCAATCCTGCCAGTACTCCGGTCGTTGGAGTTGAGATTCCAAGAGCCCTAAAGAGTAGCGCCGCTGAAGAAGCTAAAGTTGAAGCTGCAAAGAAATAG
- a CDS encoding DUF1801 domain-containing protein, producing MTNKPSGAAKYTSVEEYHQAFPEEIRTILDEMKNLILEAATEAEFTISYNIPTAKWKGTLVHYAALNKHIGLYPTPEAIEFFKKDLEAYKTSKGAIQFLIGQKLPKALIKRIVKHRVQLNGNS from the coding sequence ATGACGAATAAACCTTCCGGAGCTGCAAAATATACCAGTGTGGAAGAATACCATCAGGCCTTCCCTGAAGAAATCAGAACTATCTTGGATGAAATGAAAAACCTGATCCTGGAAGCTGCTACAGAAGCAGAATTCACCATCAGTTACAATATTCCAACCGCCAAATGGAAGGGAACTCTGGTACATTATGCAGCCTTGAATAAACACATCGGTTTATATCCGACTCCGGAAGCGATTGAATTTTTTAAAAAAGATCTGGAAGCATATAAAACATCCAAAGGGGCCATTCAATTTCTGATTGGACAAAAATTACCCAAAGCATTGATAAAAAGGATTGTTAAGCATAGGGTTCAATTAAATGGGAATTCCTGA
- a CDS encoding gliding motility-associated C-terminal domain-containing protein, producing MNKFFRILFIINISLTSLWAQPSNDNCNNPVIIGDVTKFCSKTGEYTNVASTPSGYGSATCWPGTGSDVWFRFRAFFTDVSITIIGTNKGGSPAGTLTRPMVALYKGICGGTISELECGVDGQSNGIVNIYQGGLVVGADYFIRVDGVGNATGTFQLCINNFNPPAKAEQDCPASTVLCDKSPFVVQNLTGSGLFADEAFDSCLGDNNATNSESSSVWYSWVAANDGTLTFTLNPLNPSDDIDFALYELPSGIHNCSDKQVLRCNATAPPCAGPTGLNFTDQDITEDLNCNSGENGYCKFIDMQQGKAYTLVINNFTNTGIGFSIDWGGTGEFLGPVANFGIEPPTGLKCETDFMVIDSSSINQGSILRWTWNFGTDAIPLTANGRGPHFVRYNSVGEKYITLTIETSTGCKVTDIRRLVAEPCCEDFPTLNIRIDSMRDVRCFGENNGMIAISGEQGSPFSEVIGGIPTTFYNYSLNGQEFSSTNRFTNLSAGIHTIIVQDRKGCLDTIEIEIKEPPPVVPNAGSEIEIELGDYLDLNASVIPGGFYNYFWYRGDSIECNTCQNSQALPFNTGYYAIQATNDNGCFGVDSFLVRVRKNYEIYPPNVFSPNGDNINDVFFTGGSKSLVNIDEMSIFDRWGNLVFRGTNLIPRNPNSGWNGRSGDQNCLPGVYVYQIKGKFLDGFVKTVSGDLTLLR from the coding sequence ATGAACAAGTTTTTTCGAATCCTTTTTATTATAAATATTTCATTAACCAGTCTTTGGGCACAGCCTTCCAACGACAACTGCAATAATCCTGTGATCATCGGCGATGTTACCAAATTTTGCAGTAAAACGGGAGAATATACCAATGTCGCTTCTACCCCTTCTGGTTATGGCTCAGCAACCTGCTGGCCCGGCACGGGATCTGATGTATGGTTCCGTTTCAGAGCCTTTTTTACCGATGTAAGCATCACGATTATTGGAACAAATAAAGGAGGTAGCCCTGCAGGCACATTGACCAGACCCATGGTAGCTCTGTACAAAGGCATATGCGGAGGCACCATTTCTGAATTGGAATGTGGAGTTGATGGGCAAAGCAACGGAATTGTCAATATTTATCAGGGCGGCCTTGTAGTTGGAGCAGATTATTTTATCAGAGTAGATGGAGTTGGCAATGCAACCGGTACATTCCAATTATGTATCAATAATTTCAATCCTCCGGCAAAAGCTGAACAGGATTGTCCGGCATCAACTGTCCTGTGCGACAAATCACCATTTGTCGTTCAAAACCTTACTGGAAGTGGTCTTTTCGCAGATGAAGCTTTCGATAGTTGTTTAGGTGATAATAATGCAACGAATTCCGAATCGTCCTCTGTCTGGTATTCCTGGGTGGCAGCCAACGATGGTACGCTTACATTTACTTTAAATCCTTTAAATCCCTCAGATGACATCGATTTTGCATTGTATGAACTACCCAGTGGGATTCATAATTGTTCAGATAAGCAGGTTTTAAGATGCAATGCAACGGCTCCTCCTTGCGCCGGCCCGACGGGATTAAATTTTACTGATCAGGATATTACAGAAGACCTCAATTGCAATAGCGGTGAAAATGGATATTGCAAATTTATCGATATGCAGCAAGGCAAGGCCTACACTTTGGTTATCAACAACTTTACCAATACGGGTATTGGATTTTCCATTGATTGGGGAGGAACTGGTGAGTTTTTAGGCCCTGTCGCCAATTTTGGGATTGAACCTCCTACAGGCTTGAAATGCGAAACCGATTTCATGGTGATTGATTCTTCCAGCATTAATCAGGGGAGCATTTTGAGATGGACCTGGAACTTTGGAACGGACGCCATTCCGCTGACAGCAAACGGTAGAGGTCCTCATTTTGTAAGATACAACTCCGTTGGAGAAAAATACATTACCCTCACTATTGAAACGAGCACTGGATGTAAAGTTACAGACATCAGGAGATTGGTTGCGGAACCTTGTTGCGAGGACTTCCCTACTTTAAATATTCGCATAGATAGCATGCGGGATGTGCGTTGTTTTGGGGAGAACAACGGAATGATAGCGATCAGTGGCGAACAAGGTTCACCATTTAGTGAGGTCATCGGAGGAATTCCAACAACATTCTACAATTACAGTTTGAATGGACAGGAATTCAGTTCCACCAATCGATTTACAAATCTTTCTGCCGGAATCCACACCATTATCGTGCAAGACCGCAAAGGTTGTCTCGATACCATCGAAATTGAGATCAAAGAACCTCCACCAGTTGTGCCCAATGCAGGAAGTGAAATCGAAATTGAATTAGGTGATTATCTCGACTTGAATGCCTCAGTGATACCCGGTGGTTTTTATAATTATTTTTGGTATCGGGGAGACAGCATCGAATGCAACACTTGTCAGAATAGCCAGGCACTTCCTTTCAATACGGGATATTATGCCATACAGGCAACAAATGATAATGGATGTTTTGGTGTAGATAGTTTTCTGGTGCGGGTGAGAAAAAATTACGAGATCTATCCGCCTAATGTATTCAGTCCGAATGGCGATAACATCAATGATGTCTTTTTTACAGGCGGAAGTAAATCATTGGTTAACATCGATGAAATGTCCATATTCGACCGATGGGGTAATCTTGTTTTTCGTGGTACCAATTTGATTCCCCGCAACCCAAACAGCGGCTGGAATGGAAGGTCAGGTGATCAGAATTGTCTTCCGGGGGTTTATGTATATCAAATCAAAGGAAAGTTTTTAGATGGGTTTGTAAAAACGGTAAGTGGAGATTTGACCTTGCTTCGATGA
- the lptC gene encoding LPS export ABC transporter periplasmic protein LptC, with amino-acid sequence MKIFSNFYVLILASFLWISCHEAKKELSDLEAEQLNNKESFESVNIRYSDSAEIQIRIEAPEMIRYIESGKLKEEFPKGFFAYFYQNGNIISNTLSSKYAIRVQAEGKTYMKDSVVFTSAGGELLKTAELIWNETNGRLFTDKFVRIIRKDEILQGYGFETDQNFREGTIKSIDAIIPSEKLFKED; translated from the coding sequence ATGAAAATTTTTTCAAATTTTTACGTTTTAATTCTTGCTTCATTTTTATGGATCTCTTGTCATGAAGCCAAAAAAGAATTATCGGATCTCGAAGCAGAACAATTAAACAACAAGGAGTCATTTGAATCCGTAAACATCCGGTACAGTGACTCAGCAGAAATCCAAATTCGGATTGAAGCTCCCGAAATGATCCGGTATATTGAATCCGGAAAATTAAAGGAAGAATTTCCAAAAGGTTTCTTTGCCTATTTTTACCAAAACGGAAACATCATCAGCAACACATTATCTTCCAAATATGCTATTCGGGTGCAAGCAGAAGGTAAAACCTACATGAAAGACAGTGTGGTATTTACCAGTGCAGGAGGTGAGCTTTTAAAAACCGCCGAACTGATCTGGAATGAAACCAATGGCAGGTTGTTTACCGATAAATTTGTCCGGATCATCCGAAAAGATGAAATTCTTCAAGGGTACGGATTTGAAACCGACCAGAATTTCAGGGAAGGTACCATCAAGTCTATTGATGCAATTATCCCTTCAGAAAAACTATTCAAGGAAGATTAG
- a CDS encoding HlyC/CorC family transporter, with product MIFSGAEIAFISANKFALDVFKNKGYRSAKILSAIYERPNQFLASMLVGKILTMVALIYLIQNVITLVIEPLQLNIVYRYAIMIGIIAPFILFIGEFFPKLIFKSYANLFLQSFAYPIFIFSKILYVPSKILSFVSKWIIRRFFKQTNVSTSPSYSHDDLENYLEGPISISEEEVDTDILKNALNLKQIRVKECMIPRNEMIYVDVADPVEKAIRTFSESNLSRVIVVDGHIDEVLGYIHHQQMFKEPTQIKSIILNIPFIPETMNVYDLMLKMNKKHHSIACVVDEFGGTAGIITLEDILEEIFGEIEDEHDQEEFIDEVIGDHEFLFSGRLELSYIEEHYGIRLPKGAYHTLSGYLVTSLENIPEQGASFEMDGYKFIVELVSDTRIETIRVVRM from the coding sequence TTGATTTTTTCAGGTGCAGAAATTGCATTTATATCAGCAAACAAATTTGCCCTGGATGTTTTTAAGAACAAAGGTTATCGCAGCGCTAAAATTTTGTCTGCGATTTACGAACGGCCCAATCAATTTCTGGCTTCCATGCTGGTTGGAAAAATCCTGACGATGGTTGCTCTGATTTATCTGATCCAGAATGTCATTACGCTGGTAATCGAACCCCTTCAATTGAATATCGTGTATCGATATGCAATCATGATCGGAATTATTGCTCCCTTCATTTTGTTTATTGGAGAGTTCTTTCCGAAATTGATTTTTAAATCTTACGCGAATTTATTTTTGCAAAGTTTTGCTTATCCCATATTTATTTTTTCAAAAATATTATACGTTCCTTCAAAAATATTATCCTTTGTTTCGAAATGGATCATTCGTAGGTTTTTTAAACAAACAAATGTTAGTACCTCTCCATCTTACTCCCACGATGATTTGGAAAATTATCTGGAGGGTCCCATTTCCATCTCAGAAGAAGAAGTGGATACCGATATTCTTAAAAATGCTTTAAACCTTAAACAAATAAGGGTTAAAGAGTGTATGATCCCAAGAAATGAGATGATTTATGTGGATGTTGCTGATCCGGTTGAAAAGGCCATCAGGACTTTTTCCGAATCCAATTTATCGAGGGTTATTGTAGTAGATGGACATATTGATGAAGTGTTGGGCTACATCCACCACCAACAAATGTTTAAAGAACCTACACAAATTAAATCCATCATTCTGAATATTCCTTTTATTCCAGAAACGATGAATGTTTATGATTTGATGTTGAAGATGAATAAAAAGCATCATTCCATTGCTTGTGTGGTCGATGAGTTTGGAGGAACGGCCGGCATCATCACGCTTGAAGATATACTTGAAGAAATATTTGGGGAAATTGAAGACGAACACGATCAGGAAGAATTTATTGACGAGGTCATTGGCGACCATGAATTTTTATTTTCTGGCAGATTGGAGCTTTCTTATATCGAAGAGCATTACGGAATCAGGCTGCCTAAAGGTGCTTACCACACACTATCCGGATACCTGGTTACTTCACTTGAAAATATACCAGAACAAGGAGCTTCCTTTGAAATGGATGGTTATAAATTCATCGTTGAACTGGTCAGCGATACCAGAATTGAAACAATCAGGGTGGTGAGGATGTAA